In one window of Candidatus Avedoeria danica DNA:
- a CDS encoding alpha/beta fold hydrolase: MDRWPLGASRGTARIAGLSFTVEGNGPALLFVHGFPTSGRLWSGIVARLRTRHTCVVVDLPGCGDSPAGDGGPLDAARISDALEAVRAALGLSSWAVVGHDAGAVVAVHYAAAHPARVDALGLMAAPLFGDFMPPPVLRLLRLPLLGDVVAPALVPALLHHLPRLLRDRSRTAMATVGSFGAPFRGFAGARRFLRLARWGDPKSVLGRTAALLGSLAVPTLVVHGAHDPVIPVRFAERAATAIPGARLAVVDAGHFTPIDRPEALARELHAFLAEHRVVRVPALVRPGYGRSDARAA; the protein is encoded by the coding sequence ATGGATCGTTGGCCGCTCGGTGCGTCAAGGGGGACGGCCCGCATCGCCGGCCTCAGCTTCACCGTCGAGGGCAACGGCCCGGCTCTGCTCTTTGTCCACGGCTTCCCGACCAGCGGTCGCCTCTGGTCGGGCATCGTCGCGCGCCTCCGCACCCGCCACACCTGTGTCGTCGTCGACCTGCCCGGCTGCGGCGACTCGCCCGCGGGCGACGGCGGACCGCTCGACGCGGCGCGGATCAGCGACGCGCTCGAGGCGGTGCGCGCCGCGCTTGGCCTTTCGTCCTGGGCGGTCGTCGGGCACGACGCCGGGGCGGTCGTCGCCGTCCACTACGCCGCGGCCCACCCTGCGCGCGTCGACGCCCTCGGCCTCATGGCCGCGCCGCTGTTCGGTGACTTCATGCCGCCGCCCGTTCTGCGCCTCCTTCGCCTGCCGCTCCTCGGTGACGTCGTCGCGCCAGCGCTCGTCCCGGCGCTGCTCCATCACCTGCCGCGCCTGCTCCGCGACCGCAGCAGAACGGCGATGGCGACGGTGGGCTCGTTCGGCGCCCCGTTCCGCGGCTTCGCGGGTGCCCGCCGCTTCCTGCGCCTGGCCCGCTGGGGCGACCCGAAGTCCGTCCTCGGCCGCACCGCCGCCCTGCTCGGCTCGTTGGCGGTGCCGACGCTCGTCGTCCACGGGGCGCACGACCCGGTGATCCCGGTCCGCTTCGCGGAGCGCGCGGCGACGGCCATCCCGGGGGCGCGCCTGGCGGTCGTCGACGCCGGCCACTTCACGCCGATCGACCGGCCCGAGGCGCTGGCGCGCGAACTGCACGCGTTCCTGGCCGAGCACCGCGTGGTCCGCGTTCCCGCCCTGGTCCGTCCAGGCTACGGCCGGTCGGACGCCCGCGCGGCCTGA
- a CDS encoding tryptophan 7-halogenase: MSQHHGSTTPARPDVASGPYDVDVDVAVVGGGIAAMSAAIFLRRAGLGVVCIETSPYPHNKVGESLDWSSPWLFQQLGVAPETLLADAVATPKRHIVVNEVGAAPWSATPWRFVNRSPLRFETSTLHVDRTALDQRLYERAAALGATFIWERATIVERNGDRIAAVTTTSGTRIAARWFVDATGIAGLFARSLQIPRTHYGEAKVALWTYFHTPPATLGTTFFVDNRDRYLCWVWDIPISPDRTSVGFILTAEAMRARRRDGASVTDILHAELGRFEHFDELLRAQSETEISTIAFQPYVTCQVCGPNWFMIGEAASMPDPLTGNGVTSAIRHARLAAQAIAAAGTTSTLSAGARQRYSAHVHRLGHAFNRSIEHAVYGPAVRWGLGLPAAALIYTAFGFFMNAFYTRFDPRGRIGMALFGLLFGLVRLWIGGWSLIARAMLRLRGPVRHVAVAQAGVR, encoded by the coding sequence GTGTCGCAGCACCACGGCTCCACCACACCGGCCCGGCCCGACGTCGCTTCGGGTCCGTACGACGTCGACGTCGACGTCGCCGTCGTCGGCGGCGGCATCGCGGCGATGTCCGCGGCGATCTTCCTCCGCCGCGCCGGCCTCGGCGTCGTCTGCATCGAGACGTCGCCGTATCCCCACAACAAGGTCGGCGAGTCGCTCGATTGGTCGAGCCCGTGGCTGTTCCAGCAGCTCGGCGTGGCGCCGGAGACCCTCCTTGCCGACGCCGTCGCCACCCCCAAGCGCCACATCGTCGTCAACGAGGTCGGCGCCGCGCCGTGGTCGGCGACGCCGTGGCGGTTCGTCAACCGGTCGCCGCTGCGCTTCGAGACCTCGACCCTTCACGTCGACCGCACCGCCCTCGACCAGCGCCTGTACGAGCGCGCTGCCGCGCTGGGCGCCACGTTCATCTGGGAGCGCGCGACGATCGTCGAGCGCAACGGAGACCGGATCGCCGCCGTGACGACGACGTCGGGCACGCGGATCGCCGCGCGTTGGTTCGTCGATGCGACCGGCATCGCCGGCTTGTTCGCCCGCTCGCTCCAGATCCCGCGCACGCACTACGGCGAGGCCAAGGTCGCGCTCTGGACGTACTTCCACACCCCGCCGGCGACGCTCGGCACCACGTTCTTCGTCGACAACCGCGACCGCTACCTGTGCTGGGTGTGGGACATCCCGATCTCGCCCGATCGAACGAGCGTCGGCTTCATCCTTACGGCCGAGGCCATGAGGGCCCGCCGCCGCGATGGTGCATCCGTCACGGACATCCTTCACGCCGAGCTCGGCCGCTTCGAGCACTTTGACGAGCTGCTGCGTGCCCAGTCCGAGACCGAGATCTCCACGATCGCGTTCCAGCCGTACGTCACCTGCCAGGTCTGCGGCCCGAACTGGTTCATGATCGGCGAGGCTGCCTCGATGCCCGACCCGCTGACCGGCAACGGCGTGACGTCGGCCATCCGCCACGCCCGGCTGGCCGCGCAGGCGATCGCCGCCGCCGGGACGACGTCGACCCTCTCGGCCGGCGCACGGCAGCGCTACAGCGCGCATGTTCACCGCCTCGGCCATGCCTTCAACCGCAGCATCGAGCACGCCGTGTACGGTCCGGCCGTGCGCTGGGGCCTCGGCCTGCCGGCCGCAGCGCTGATCTACACGGCCTTCGGCTTCTTCATGAACGCGTTCTACACGCGCTTCGATCCGCGCGGCCGGATCGGCATGGCGCTGTTCGGCCTCCTCTTCGGCCTCGTCCGGCTGTGGATCGGCGGCTGGTCGCTGATCGCCCGGGCGATGCTCCGGCTGCGCGGGCCGGTCCGGCATGTCGCCGTGGCGCAGGCGGGCGTTCGATGA
- a CDS encoding AAA family ATPase — protein MSQSSPSANPTPAADAAASPPLVRPLPRFTPEALEALRRAWAMVPPGRGRLNVTDIVLAVCGLDGAGARLLDVLAPGRLNMIEDRLRASQANLSSGDAFGEIDVPDTVENVAGSPLTTMTLDGTARDLFDALAKRSSGVCSTKSLIIVEAERAESAVVGTLQAIGVGGGPATIAPQLEALAKRIGDDRREPLLTIVYRPLGTLPGTPRTVAWGRWDGPIDRSGGVPIDQGAWPIAPKTPPIGGDPSAPTTGDTPVPPSSATYPPPPPELGEGVGGRGPAAGVLSASTAPTPSSPQGPTLDLLAQARAASVDATAALLVNPAWVTRTIAAVDRNALTLLVGDSPSVLEAIVLELAAQLARDTAGAFRHRSVIQIEPGYLATQPGAALREAIRVAQGGILFVPDIARFLDAARWPQPASDLRQAIARKTVTLLGTIPDKAANSWGSADQPDAELVFIEPATIAESVAMVRARRAMLEAAVSTPSFALSVTDDAIDAAARLADRFFREPPPPAGAIRLIQEAATAIKLRLSHLQALDDERVAQTPTVDADDVAFALERLTGIKAGLDDRAKLLQIEAFLRARVVGQETAITTVADTIRRQRAGLLDPGRPIGSFIFMGPSGVGKTELAKALAEFLFDDEHAMVRLDMSEYQEKHAVSRMIGAPPGYVGYDEGGQLTEPVRQKPYQLVLFDEIEKAHPDVLMVLLQIMEDGRLTDSRGRTVDFRHTLIIMTGNVGSEYFRVQDEVGREKVVDAVKEAAREVFRPEFLGRVDEFLIFNSLGKPELRLIVDIMRKKLDKKLAAQQLSITFAPALVDRLVESGYQPELGARPLRSEIDRQVERPLSRQIIEGRFTPGDRLVADVGEGGTVTFTVAPPPTP, from the coding sequence ATGAGCCAATCATCCCCGTCCGCCAACCCGACCCCCGCCGCCGACGCCGCCGCCTCGCCGCCCCTCGTCCGCCCGCTGCCCCGCTTCACGCCCGAGGCGCTCGAGGCCCTGCGCCGCGCCTGGGCGATGGTGCCCCCCGGCCGCGGCCGCTTGAACGTGACCGACATCGTCCTCGCCGTCTGCGGCCTGGACGGCGCCGGCGCCCGCCTGCTTGACGTCCTGGCGCCGGGGCGCTTGAACATGATCGAGGACCGGCTGCGGGCCTCGCAAGCCAACCTGTCGTCGGGCGACGCCTTCGGCGAGATCGACGTGCCGGACACCGTCGAGAACGTCGCCGGGAGCCCGCTCACGACGATGACGCTCGACGGGACGGCGCGGGACTTGTTCGACGCGCTGGCCAAGCGCAGCAGCGGCGTCTGCAGCACGAAGTCGCTCATCATCGTGGAAGCCGAACGGGCCGAGAGCGCCGTCGTCGGCACGCTGCAGGCGATCGGCGTCGGCGGCGGACCGGCCACGATCGCCCCCCAGCTCGAGGCCCTCGCCAAGCGGATCGGCGACGACCGGCGCGAGCCGCTCCTGACGATCGTCTACCGCCCGCTCGGCACGCTGCCCGGCACGCCGCGAACCGTCGCGTGGGGCCGCTGGGACGGCCCGATCGACCGCAGCGGCGGCGTGCCCATCGATCAGGGCGCGTGGCCGATCGCCCCGAAGACGCCGCCCATCGGCGGTGACCCATCGGCCCCCACAACCGGGGACACTCCCGTGCCCCCTTCCTCGGCCACGTATCCTCCCCCTCCCCCAGAATTGGGGGAGGGGGTCGGGGGGAGAGGGCCTGCCGCGGGCGTCCTATCGGCATCGACCGCCCCGACCCCCTCCTCCCCCCAAGGGCCCACCCTCGACCTCCTCGCCCAGGCCCGCGCCGCTTCGGTGGACGCAACCGCCGCCCTCCTCGTCAACCCCGCCTGGGTCACGCGGACGATCGCGGCGGTCGACCGCAACGCGCTCACGCTGCTCGTCGGCGACAGCCCGTCCGTGCTCGAGGCGATCGTGCTCGAGCTGGCGGCGCAGCTGGCGCGCGACACGGCCGGCGCGTTCCGCCACCGCTCGGTCATCCAGATCGAACCGGGCTACCTGGCGACGCAGCCGGGGGCCGCGCTTCGCGAAGCGATCCGCGTCGCACAGGGCGGCATCCTGTTCGTGCCCGACATCGCCCGCTTCCTGGACGCTGCCCGCTGGCCGCAGCCGGCGTCCGACCTGCGTCAGGCGATCGCCCGCAAGACCGTCACGCTGCTCGGCACGATCCCCGACAAGGCAGCCAACAGCTGGGGCAGCGCCGACCAACCGGACGCGGAGCTCGTGTTCATCGAGCCGGCGACGATCGCCGAAAGCGTGGCGATGGTCCGGGCGCGGCGGGCGATGCTCGAGGCCGCGGTCAGCACCCCGAGCTTCGCACTCAGCGTCACGGACGATGCGATCGACGCCGCAGCGCGGCTGGCCGACCGCTTCTTCCGCGAGCCGCCGCCGCCCGCCGGGGCGATCCGCCTGATCCAGGAGGCCGCCACCGCCATCAAGCTGCGCCTGTCCCACCTGCAGGCGCTGGACGACGAGCGCGTCGCGCAGACGCCGACGGTGGACGCCGACGACGTGGCGTTCGCGCTCGAACGGCTGACCGGCATCAAGGCCGGCTTGGACGATCGGGCCAAGTTGCTGCAGATCGAGGCGTTCCTGAGGGCGCGCGTCGTCGGCCAGGAGACCGCGATCACGACGGTGGCCGACACGATCCGGCGGCAGCGCGCCGGGCTGCTCGACCCGGGCCGGCCGATCGGCAGCTTCATCTTCATGGGGCCGTCGGGCGTCGGCAAGACCGAGCTGGCCAAGGCGCTGGCCGAGTTCCTGTTCGACGACGAGCATGCGATGGTCCGGCTCGACATGAGCGAATACCAGGAGAAGCACGCGGTCAGTCGGATGATCGGAGCGCCGCCCGGCTACGTCGGCTACGACGAGGGCGGGCAGCTGACCGAGCCGGTGCGCCAGAAGCCGTACCAGCTCGTGCTGTTCGACGAGATCGAGAAGGCCCATCCCGACGTGCTGATGGTCCTGCTCCAGATCATGGAGGACGGCCGCCTGACGGACTCGCGCGGGCGGACGGTCGACTTCCGGCATACGCTGATCATCATGACCGGCAACGTCGGCAGCGAGTACTTCCGCGTCCAGGACGAGGTCGGCCGCGAGAAGGTGGTCGACGCCGTGAAGGAGGCGGCGCGCGAGGTGTTCCGGCCCGAGTTCCTCGGCCGCGTCGACGAGTTTCTCATCTTCAACAGCCTCGGCAAGCCCGAGCTGCGCCTGATCGTCGACATCATGCGCAAGAAGCTCGACAAGAAGCTTGCCGCCCAACAGCTGTCGATCACGTTCGCCCCCGCCCTCGTCGACCGACTCGTCGAGTCCGGCTACCAGCCCGAGCTCGGCGCCCGCCCGCTCCGCAGCGAGATCGACCGCCAGGTCGAACGACCGCTCTCCCGACAGATCATCGAGGGTCGCTTCACGCCGGGCGACCGGCTCGTGGCCGACGTCGGCGAGGGCGGGACGGTCACGTTCACGGTGGCGCCACCCCCGACGCCGTAG
- a CDS encoding Ig-like domain-containing protein, with the protein MASPSRSARVRSVLTATCILTAGLAVVGCKGTDEKTTPEAHATGGPVAATPLPSRPLLASMPVFAQTNEALAVVRTQPEDGADDVTATDGQLQLAVQFNHPVVPLVGVEDEDTLPQPITIEPAVAGEGKWLNTSTYVFSPSVDLRASTRYTVRVAGDFMDVLGGRLAEAHTFAFTTVAPRVDATQPGDDRMDDVAATRPVSVTFTQAMDRASTAAAFRLERVAKEGRTAVAGKIKWLGDRTMVFTPAATLDRLQRFEAVVAAGARDAARVAATKADFRWSFTTADVARITRTTPADAAKDSEWLRENQFEIRFSAPMAEQKLNVTVQPTITNQSVWLGDNNRVAYVGGGWLASESYTVRIAGTSQSEAGEALGPDTVVSFTVAAMQPSAWIETPSDKSFLNAYNPARLYIGAINQPSVSLSTYRIKGDHYRDLLTGERELNAVHAPTDVPTRRWSVGNDGQLNAVRYVSTSLAAGTTGLLEPGPYLISLGSDRELVLASKVNLALKRTDREALVWATDLKSGQPVPDLPITVYGPNDRKLTTGRTDGDGVFRGTFPPLGRDESWWNAYAVSEADGTVVAATAGDWQSGFSPYDFNLSYTFDREAYYGDVYTDRPIYRPGQTVYFRGVVRQDDDARYSLPSGDQSIRISANDGDGKAIFQTELPLSAYGTFNGELDLAPAAALGYYNLEARLVRPSRQPSGGTPTAGNDEDDGDDDDVIWSTAHSFQVAAYRKPEYQVEVETDKPAYTQGDPIHATTASTYYFGGPVADAKVHWRLLTDDFFFSTPAAVTGWWDWIDYDLTESRYWKPEAGVVRDGEATLDAEGRLNFDVPADVGEAPIAQALTFDVEVTDINHQAVSARASAVVHKADLYLGLRPRAYVGTAGKPADVDVLTVSSTGVTVTQQAVDLSYVKRDWYSIKEKREDGRFYWTSKYTDTLLSHARVISDGRGAASGRFTPPGPGVYRVVAKAKDGAGRSASSATYLWVSGSGYTNWRQENNDRVQLVPDKKAYVPGDTARILVPVPFAGAQALVTTERAGIRTVRRLTLEGNSETVEIPITDDDAPNIYVSVMLVKGTGPDSPVPQFKLGYTNLSVSAAGKVLDIAVTTSRPGPFQPRDTVTYQIAVTDHAGKPAKTELSLALVDKALLALTSAAGPSLVDTFYGERMLGVSTSASLSRSTDRLNAQLAADKKGGGGGLPEPGTVRRVFRDTAYWNGAIVTDDKGLATVDVALPDNLTTWDMAVYGVTGADTRIGAGRLDIVSTKSLMLRPALPRFVVVGDALSLESAVQNQSDKAVDVEAVLAVEGLIVQGDAVQRLSLPAGGKAELSWPVSVPATGLRPATVPGADGEVMVKLYVKGGGREDAIELPLPVYMFTAPATVATAGMTEKEVVEVVRPPAGVVPSQGSFKVEVNPSLAAASTNSLVWLKSYAYDCTEQTVSKFLPNVVSYKALKDLGLERPDLARSLEQSVATQLQKLYGYQRQDGGWGWFSAWERGVSYPWLSAYAVYGLDMAKAAGFAVDDDVLDRGRHYLTAWLAAKPLRDTPAELNERALVLFALAESDDLPASAAVSLYDRRDHMARYARALLAVSLAAVTSPDDPRVKGLLADLGSAAVTSATGTSWEEPTDDRWNGNTNTRTTAIILFALARLRPDDAALPNVVRWLMVNRDVDHWATTQETAWAVLAFTEQMKASGELKADYSWDVTLGDRNLGEGTVNADNVDQPQTLTASVADLLGTGGGRLTIAKTGAGRVYYGAWLRYMVPAATAPPVDHGVGLGRQYVRVDPRTLKPTGEPATDVKVGDYVQVKLTLVVPHELHYVMLEDPLPAGFEAVDTSLRTSTAVASGPEFSEQSDEDDDGDEEAGWWEWDWWSYWVASQLRDEKVAAFAEVLGPGTYDYTYLARAGVAGTFNVIPALVQEMYFPEVFGRSSGGVLTVSKKE; encoded by the coding sequence ATGGCCAGCCCATCCCGTTCCGCCCGCGTGCGCAGCGTACTCACCGCAACCTGCATTCTGACCGCCGGCCTCGCTGTCGTCGGGTGCAAGGGGACGGACGAGAAGACCACGCCCGAAGCCCACGCCACCGGGGGACCGGTAGCGGCCACGCCGCTGCCCAGCCGCCCGCTCCTGGCCAGCATGCCGGTGTTCGCACAGACCAACGAGGCCCTCGCCGTCGTGCGGACCCAGCCCGAGGACGGCGCGGACGATGTCACGGCCACCGACGGCCAGCTGCAGCTCGCGGTGCAGTTCAACCATCCGGTCGTGCCCCTGGTGGGTGTCGAAGACGAGGACACGCTGCCCCAACCCATCACCATCGAGCCGGCGGTGGCGGGCGAGGGCAAGTGGCTGAACACGTCGACCTACGTCTTCAGTCCGTCCGTCGATCTGCGCGCATCGACCCGCTACACCGTGCGGGTGGCCGGCGACTTCATGGACGTGCTCGGCGGCCGGCTGGCGGAGGCGCACACCTTTGCCTTCACCACGGTGGCGCCGCGCGTCGATGCGACCCAGCCCGGCGACGACCGCATGGACGACGTGGCCGCCACGCGGCCGGTGTCGGTGACGTTCACCCAGGCCATGGACCGGGCCTCCACCGCGGCGGCCTTCCGGCTTGAGCGCGTGGCCAAGGAGGGCCGGACGGCGGTGGCCGGCAAGATCAAGTGGCTCGGCGACCGGACGATGGTCTTCACGCCCGCAGCCACGCTGGACCGACTGCAACGCTTTGAGGCCGTCGTGGCCGCCGGGGCGCGTGACGCGGCGCGCGTCGCAGCAACGAAGGCTGACTTCCGCTGGTCGTTCACGACCGCCGACGTTGCCCGCATCACGCGCACCACCCCGGCCGACGCTGCCAAGGACTCCGAGTGGCTGCGCGAGAACCAATTCGAGATCCGCTTCAGCGCGCCCATGGCCGAGCAGAAGCTCAACGTGACGGTTCAGCCCACCATCACCAACCAGAGCGTGTGGCTTGGCGACAACAACCGCGTCGCCTACGTCGGCGGCGGCTGGCTCGCCTCGGAGTCGTACACCGTGCGCATCGCCGGCACATCGCAAAGCGAGGCGGGGGAAGCGCTCGGCCCGGACACGGTGGTGAGCTTCACGGTAGCGGCCATGCAACCGTCGGCCTGGATCGAAACGCCTTCGGACAAGTCGTTCCTGAACGCCTACAACCCGGCGCGGTTGTACATCGGCGCCATCAACCAGCCGTCGGTCAGCCTGTCGACGTATCGGATCAAAGGCGACCACTACCGTGACCTCCTGACCGGCGAGCGCGAACTCAACGCGGTCCACGCTCCGACCGACGTACCGACCCGGCGCTGGTCGGTGGGCAACGATGGCCAGCTCAACGCGGTGCGATACGTCTCCACGTCGCTCGCCGCGGGCACCACCGGCCTGCTTGAACCCGGCCCGTATCTCATCTCGCTCGGCAGCGACCGCGAACTCGTGCTGGCGTCCAAGGTCAACCTGGCCCTCAAACGCACGGACCGCGAGGCGCTGGTATGGGCCACCGACCTGAAGTCCGGCCAGCCGGTGCCGGACCTGCCGATCACGGTGTACGGTCCCAACGACCGCAAGCTGACCACCGGCCGCACCGACGGCGACGGCGTCTTCCGGGGGACCTTCCCGCCGCTGGGCCGGGACGAGAGCTGGTGGAACGCGTATGCCGTCAGCGAGGCGGACGGCACGGTGGTGGCGGCGACGGCCGGCGACTGGCAGTCCGGCTTCAGCCCATACGACTTCAACCTCAGCTATACGTTCGACCGCGAGGCGTATTACGGCGACGTATACACCGATCGGCCCATCTACCGCCCCGGCCAGACGGTCTACTTCCGCGGCGTGGTGCGTCAGGACGACGACGCCCGCTATTCCCTGCCCAGTGGTGACCAGTCGATCCGGATCAGTGCCAACGACGGCGACGGCAAGGCCATCTTCCAGACCGAACTGCCATTGAGCGCCTATGGGACCTTCAACGGCGAACTCGACCTGGCTCCGGCCGCCGCGCTGGGCTATTACAACCTCGAGGCCCGCCTCGTCCGGCCGAGCCGGCAACCATCCGGCGGCACCCCGACGGCGGGCAACGACGAGGACGATGGCGACGATGACGACGTGATCTGGAGCACCGCGCATTCCTTCCAGGTCGCCGCCTACCGCAAGCCGGAATACCAGGTGGAGGTGGAGACCGACAAGCCCGCCTACACGCAAGGCGACCCCATCCACGCGACGACCGCGAGCACGTACTATTTCGGCGGTCCCGTGGCCGATGCCAAGGTCCACTGGCGCCTGCTCACCGACGACTTCTTCTTCTCCACACCGGCGGCGGTGACGGGCTGGTGGGACTGGATCGACTACGACCTGACCGAGAGCCGCTATTGGAAGCCCGAGGCCGGCGTCGTGCGCGACGGCGAGGCCACGCTGGACGCCGAAGGACGCCTGAACTTCGACGTGCCGGCCGACGTCGGCGAGGCGCCCATCGCCCAGGCGCTGACCTTCGACGTCGAGGTCACCGACATCAACCACCAGGCCGTCTCCGCCCGCGCCAGCGCCGTGGTCCACAAGGCCGACCTGTACCTGGGCCTACGCCCGCGGGCGTACGTCGGCACCGCGGGCAAGCCGGCGGACGTGGACGTCCTCACCGTGTCCAGCACCGGTGTCACGGTCACCCAACAGGCCGTCGACCTGTCGTACGTCAAGCGCGATTGGTACAGCATCAAGGAGAAGCGCGAGGACGGGCGCTTCTACTGGACCAGCAAGTACACCGACACGCTGCTCAGCCACGCCCGCGTGATCTCCGACGGCCGGGGCGCGGCCAGCGGGCGCTTCACGCCGCCCGGGCCGGGCGTGTACCGGGTCGTGGCCAAGGCCAAGGACGGCGCAGGGCGCTCGGCCAGCAGCGCCACCTACCTGTGGGTCAGCGGCTCCGGATACACGAACTGGCGCCAGGAGAACAACGACCGCGTCCAACTGGTGCCCGACAAGAAGGCGTACGTCCCCGGCGACACCGCCCGCATCCTGGTGCCGGTGCCCTTCGCCGGGGCGCAGGCGCTGGTCACCACCGAGCGCGCCGGCATCCGCACGGTGCGGCGGCTGACGCTTGAGGGCAACAGCGAGACGGTTGAGATCCCCATCACCGACGACGACGCGCCCAACATCTACGTCTCGGTGATGCTGGTGAAGGGCACCGGCCCGGACAGCCCGGTGCCGCAGTTCAAGCTGGGGTACACCAACCTATCGGTCTCGGCGGCCGGCAAGGTTCTCGACATCGCGGTCACCACCAGCCGGCCCGGCCCCTTCCAACCGCGCGACACCGTGACCTATCAGATCGCGGTGACGGACCACGCCGGCAAGCCGGCCAAGACCGAGCTGTCGCTGGCATTGGTGGACAAGGCGCTCCTCGCCCTCACCAGCGCCGCGGGGCCGAGCTTGGTCGACACGTTCTACGGCGAGCGCATGCTGGGCGTGAGCACGTCTGCGTCGCTCTCCCGATCCACCGACCGACTGAACGCCCAGCTCGCGGCCGATAAGAAGGGCGGCGGCGGTGGCTTGCCCGAGCCCGGCACGGTTCGCCGGGTGTTCCGCGACACCGCGTACTGGAACGGCGCGATCGTCACGGACGACAAGGGCCTCGCTACGGTCGACGTTGCGCTGCCGGACAACCTCACGACGTGGGACATGGCGGTGTACGGCGTCACCGGCGCGGACACGCGCATCGGCGCCGGCAGGTTGGACATCGTCAGCACCAAATCGCTCATGCTGCGGCCCGCGCTGCCGCGCTTCGTGGTCGTGGGTGACGCGCTGAGCTTGGAGTCGGCGGTCCAGAACCAGTCCGACAAGGCCGTCGACGTCGAAGCCGTCTTGGCCGTGGAGGGGCTCATCGTCCAGGGTGACGCGGTCCAACGCCTGTCGTTGCCCGCCGGCGGCAAGGCCGAGCTGAGCTGGCCGGTGAGCGTGCCGGCCACCGGCCTGCGCCCCGCCACTGTGCCTGGTGCCGACGGCGAGGTGATGGTCAAGCTCTACGTCAAAGGGGGAGGCCGCGAGGACGCCATCGAGCTGCCCCTGCCGGTGTACATGTTCACGGCTCCCGCCACGGTGGCCACGGCCGGCATGACCGAAAAGGAAGTGGTAGAGGTGGTCCGCCCGCCGGCCGGCGTGGTGCCCAGCCAGGGCTCGTTCAAGGTGGAGGTGAACCCGTCGCTGGCCGCGGCCAGCACCAACAGCCTGGTCTGGCTCAAGTCCTACGCCTACGACTGCACCGAGCAGACGGTCAGTAAGTTCTTGCCGAACGTCGTCAGCTACAAGGCGCTGAAGGATCTGGGTCTTGAACGGCCCGATCTGGCGCGAAGCCTCGAGCAGTCCGTGGCCACGCAGCTGCAAAAACTGTATGGCTACCAGCGCCAGGACGGCGGCTGGGGCTGGTTCAGCGCCTGGGAACGCGGCGTGAGCTATCCCTGGCTCAGCGCCTATGCCGTGTACGGTCTGGACATGGCCAAGGCCGCGGGTTTCGCCGTGGACGACGACGTGCTGGACCGCGGCCGCCACTACCTGACCGCCTGGCTGGCGGCGAAGCCGCTGCGTGACACGCCCGCGGAGCTCAACGAGCGCGCCCTCGTCCTGTTCGCCCTGGCCGAGTCGGACGATCTGCCCGCCAGCGCGGCAGTGTCTTTGTACGATCGGCGCGATCACATGGCCCGCTACGCCCGGGCGCTACTGGCGGTTTCCTTGGCCGCCGTCACCAGCCCGGACGACCCCCGTGTGAAGGGCCTGCTCGCCGACCTGGGCAGCGCGGCCGTGACCAGCGCCACCGGCACATCCTGGGAAGAGCCGACCGACGACCGCTGGAACGGCAACACCAACACCCGCACCACGGCCATCATCCTCTTCGCGCTGGCCCGCCTGCGCCCCGATGATGCGGCGCTGCCCAACGTGGTGCGCTGGCTGATGGTCAACCGCGACGTGGACCACTGGGCCACCACCCAGGAGACGGCCTGGGCGGTGCTGGCCTTCACCGAGCAGATGAAGGCCAGCGGCGAGTTGAAGGCTGATTACAGCTGGGACGTGACGCTGGGCGACCGAAATCTCGGCGAAGGCACGGTCAACGCCGACAACGTGGACCAGCCGCAGACGCTCACCGCGTCCGTGGCCGACCTCCTCGGCACCGGCGGCGGGCGGCTGACCATCGCCAAGACCGGCGCCGGCCGGGTGTACTACGGCGCCTGGCTGCGCTACATGGTTCCCGCCGCTACCGCGCCGCCGGTGGACCACGGCGTCGGGCTGGGGCGCCAGTACGTGCGGGTGGACCCGCGCACCCTCAAGCCCACCGGCGAGCCGGCCACGGACGTGAAGGTGGGCGATTACGTCCAGGTGAAGCTCACCTTGGTGGTGCCGCACGAGCTGCACTACGTGATGCTGGAGGACCCGTTGCCGGCCGGCTTCGAGGCGGTCGATACCAGCCTGCGCACCAGCACCGCCGTGGCCAGCGGACCCGAGTTCAGCGAGCAATCCGACGAGGACGATGATGGTGACGAGGAGGCCGGCTGGTGGGAGTGGGACTGGTGGTCCTACTGGGTGGCCTCGCAGCTGCGCGACGAGAAGGTGGCTGCCTTCGCCGAGGTGCTCGGCCCCGGCACGTACGACTACACCTACCTGGCCCGCGCGGGCGTGGCGGGCACGTTCAACGTCATCCCGGCGCTGGTGCAGGAGATGTACTTCCCGGAGGTGTTCGGGCGGAGTTCGGGCGGGGTGTTGACGGTGAGCAAGAAGGAGTAG